The Comamonas sp. GB3 AK4-5 genome includes a region encoding these proteins:
- a CDS encoding ABC transporter ATP-binding protein, whose amino-acid sequence MSTSYHPTGHEQGRIQIQGVSKGFAQPGSNAQQQVLSDVSLSLHHGELVCLLGASGCGKSTLLNLVAGFEQPDSGQLLCDGRPITGPGPERGMVFQQPTLFPWLSVRQNVGFGPRMAGQRAAEYAARADAFLRLVGLADFADHHPWQLSGGMRQRAALARAWLPEPEILLMDEPFGALDAQTRLAMQELLTNIWQHKRTTILFVTHDVDEALFLADRVVLLSSRPGRVREELLVPFERPRGFADLVADPRFGALKRDILHVLREEASKSLQGVAA is encoded by the coding sequence ATGAGCACGTCATATCACCCCACAGGCCATGAGCAGGGCCGCATCCAGATTCAAGGCGTGAGCAAGGGCTTTGCCCAGCCGGGCAGCAACGCGCAGCAACAGGTGCTCAGCGATGTCTCGCTGTCGCTGCACCATGGCGAATTGGTCTGCCTGCTGGGCGCCTCGGGTTGCGGCAAGTCCACGCTGCTGAATCTGGTGGCAGGCTTTGAGCAACCCGACAGCGGCCAGCTGCTATGCGACGGCCGCCCCATTACCGGCCCGGGGCCGGAACGCGGCATGGTGTTCCAGCAGCCCACGCTGTTCCCCTGGCTCAGCGTGCGCCAGAACGTGGGCTTTGGCCCGCGCATGGCAGGCCAGCGCGCGGCCGAGTACGCGGCCCGTGCCGATGCGTTTTTGCGCCTGGTGGGCCTGGCCGACTTTGCCGACCACCATCCCTGGCAGCTGTCCGGCGGCATGCGCCAGCGCGCCGCCCTGGCCCGCGCCTGGCTGCCGGAGCCGGAAATCCTGTTGATGGACGAGCCCTTTGGCGCCCTGGATGCCCAGACCCGGCTGGCCATGCAGGAGCTGTTGACCAACATCTGGCAGCACAAGCGCACCACCATTTTGTTTGTGACCCACGATGTGGATGAGGCCTTGTTTCTGGCCGACCGCGTGGTGCTGCTGTCGTCGCGCCCAGGCCGGGTGCGCGAGGAATTACTGGTGCCATTTGAGCGCCCGCGCGGCTTTGCCGATCTGGTGGCCGACCCGCGCTTTGGCGCCCTCAAACGCGACATCTTGCATGTGCTGCGTGAAGAAGCCAGCAAGTCACTGCAGGGGGTGGCCGCATGA
- a CDS encoding response regulator transcription factor produces MRVLLVEDDPMIGAAMQAALKDASYAADWVKNGQTALSTLAAQAYDLVLLDLGLPGKSGQEVLANLRAQNNPVPLLIITARDGLEDRLLGLDGGADDYVTKPFQMAELLARMRAVLRRKGGQAAPQLGNGVLALDPASKTACVQGGTAQQLSAREFALLQALLLRPGAILSRSQLEGHIYGWGEEVESNAVEFLIHGLRRKLGSEHIKNVRGLGWMVAKNV; encoded by the coding sequence ATGCGGGTATTGCTGGTGGAAGACGATCCCATGATTGGCGCTGCGATGCAGGCCGCATTGAAAGATGCGTCCTATGCCGCAGACTGGGTGAAGAACGGGCAAACCGCCCTCTCCACCTTGGCGGCCCAGGCTTACGACCTGGTGCTACTGGACCTGGGCCTGCCCGGCAAGAGCGGGCAGGAGGTGCTGGCCAACCTGCGCGCCCAGAACAATCCGGTGCCCTTGCTCATCATCACCGCGCGCGACGGCCTGGAAGACCGCTTGCTGGGCCTGGACGGCGGGGCTGACGACTATGTCACCAAGCCTTTTCAGATGGCGGAGCTGCTGGCCCGCATGCGCGCCGTGCTGCGGCGCAAAGGCGGCCAGGCCGCGCCCCAGTTGGGCAACGGCGTGCTAGCGCTGGACCCGGCCAGCAAAACCGCTTGCGTACAGGGCGGCACCGCGCAACAGCTTTCCGCACGCGAGTTCGCCCTGCTGCAGGCCTTGCTGCTGCGGCCCGGCGCCATTTTGTCGCGCAGCCAGTTGGAAGGCCATATCTACGGCTGGGGCGAAGAGGTGGAGAGCAATGCCGTGGAATTCCTCATCCACGGCCTGCGGCGCAAACTGGGCAGCGAACACATCAAAAACGTCAGGGGCTTGGGATGGATGGTGGCCAAAAACGTGTGA
- a CDS encoding glycerate kinase: protein MKIVIAPDSYKESLSALEVATQIELGFRQVFPQAEYVKLPMADGGEGTVQAMVEATQGRLVQVQVSGPLGQPVTGFYGLTGDGRTAVIEMAAASGLALVPAAQRNPEITTSYGMGELIAAALDAGARQLILGLGGSATNDGGAGMLQALGVRLLDAAGNDLERGGAALAQLARIDASGLDARLRDCRIDVACDVDNPLTGARGASAIFGPQKGATPAMVERLDAALAHYAAIIARDLGVAVDAVPGAGAAGGMGAAMLAFLRGQLRPGCEIIAQALGLDAAVQDADLVITGEGRIDQQTIFGKTPFGVATVAKRHGKPVIGIAGSLGQNAELVHAHGIDATFSVLSRICTLPEALAEAEHNVRSTARNIAAVLAMGMGMHR, encoded by the coding sequence ATGAAAATCGTCATCGCCCCCGACTCCTACAAGGAAAGCCTGTCGGCGCTGGAAGTGGCCACGCAGATCGAGCTGGGCTTTCGCCAGGTCTTCCCCCAGGCCGAGTATGTGAAGCTGCCCATGGCCGATGGCGGCGAAGGCACGGTGCAGGCCATGGTGGAGGCCACGCAGGGCCGGCTGGTGCAAGTACAGGTGAGCGGCCCACTGGGCCAACCCGTCACCGGCTTTTACGGCCTCACGGGTGACGGCCGCACGGCCGTGATCGAGATGGCCGCCGCCAGCGGCCTGGCCCTGGTGCCGGCTGCGCAGCGCAACCCCGAAATCACCACCAGCTATGGCATGGGCGAGCTGATTGCCGCGGCCCTGGATGCCGGCGCGCGCCAGCTGATTCTGGGCCTGGGCGGCAGCGCCACCAATGACGGCGGCGCCGGCATGTTGCAGGCCCTGGGCGTGCGGCTGCTGGATGCCGCCGGCAACGACCTGGAGCGTGGCGGCGCAGCGCTGGCGCAGCTGGCGCGCATCGATGCCTCGGGCCTGGATGCACGCCTGCGTGACTGCCGCATCGATGTGGCCTGCGATGTGGACAACCCCTTGACCGGTGCGCGCGGCGCTTCGGCCATCTTCGGCCCGCAAAAAGGCGCCACCCCCGCCATGGTGGAGCGCCTGGATGCGGCCCTGGCACATTACGCCGCTATCATTGCGCGCGATCTGGGTGTGGCCGTGGATGCCGTGCCGGGTGCCGGTGCGGCCGGTGGCATGGGGGCGGCCATGCTGGCGTTTTTGCGTGGCCAGCTGCGGCCGGGCTGCGAAATCATCGCCCAGGCTCTGGGCCTGGACGCGGCCGTGCAGGATGCTGACCTGGTGATCACTGGCGAGGGCCGCATTGACCAGCAAACCATCTTTGGCAAAACCCCCTTTGGCGTGGCCACCGTGGCCAAGCGCCATGGCAAGCCCGTGATTGGCATTGCCGGCAGCCTGGGCCAGAACGCCGAGCTGGTGCATGCCCATGGCATAGATGCCACCTTCAGCGTGCTCAGCCGCATCTGCACGCTGCCCGAAGCGCTGGCCGAGGCCGAACACAATGTGCGCAGCACGGCACGCAATATCGCCGCCGTGCTGGCCATGGGCATGGGAATGCACCGTTGA
- a CDS encoding helix-hairpin-helix domain-containing protein, translated as MGFPIEERQALLGVKGVGPTVVARLEQLGFASLRQLSQASMLDVVERAAALVGTSCWKNSPQARAAIAGAIALACERQAATAAED; from the coding sequence ATGGGCTTTCCCATTGAAGAGCGCCAGGCGCTGCTGGGCGTCAAAGGCGTGGGCCCCACGGTGGTGGCGCGCCTGGAGCAACTGGGCTTTGCCTCGCTGCGCCAGCTGTCCCAAGCCAGCATGCTGGACGTGGTGGAGCGCGCTGCCGCGCTGGTGGGGACGAGCTGCTGGAAGAACAGCCCCCAGGCCCGTGCAGCGATTGCGGGGGCCATTGCCCTGGCCTGCGAGCGCCAGGCAGCCACTGCCGCAGAGGACTGA
- a CDS encoding helix-turn-helix domain-containing protein, with amino-acid sequence MPRQNTSPSDFPAAIRQQIAQLAQRITAERKRLGATQVQWAEQLGISQPTMARLERGDPAVSMATYVACLTLIHPTLDLTVLLPTADTAAANSAPNPIAITADAESASGIKPIKHSSGSSATTSDPLTAEQQAQVAQQFAAAKAALDAFKSPGF; translated from the coding sequence ATGCCCCGCCAAAACACCAGTCCCTCCGACTTTCCCGCCGCCATACGCCAGCAGATTGCACAGCTGGCGCAGCGCATCACCGCCGAGCGCAAGCGCCTCGGCGCCACCCAGGTGCAATGGGCCGAGCAACTGGGCATTTCCCAGCCCACCATGGCCCGATTGGAGCGCGGTGACCCCGCAGTCTCCATGGCCACCTATGTGGCCTGCCTGACGCTGATCCACCCGACGCTGGACCTGACGGTTCTGCTGCCCACGGCAGACACCGCTGCGGCGAACTCCGCTCCCAATCCGATAGCTATAACTGCTGATGCAGAAAGCGCTAGCGGCATAAAACCCATCAAACACAGCAGCGGCAGCAGCGCTACCACATCGGACCCGCTCACCGCCGAGCAGCAGGCCCAGGTCGCCCAGCAATTCGCCGCCGCCAAGGCCGCGCTGGACGCATTCAAAAGCCCGGGGTTTTAG
- a CDS encoding ABC transporter substrate-binding protein, protein MPRFSVTRIAAAAVLGLSTLPSFAQNLPAEVRLAWAGGPRVWVLGKIDGSFDKAFGTKTRWVQFASGADVLSLFAAKEIDIARFGSSPAAAGIARKLPIEVIGTPEIIATAERLIARDGIADLKSLEGKTVAYPANSTAQYAFEQAVKLAKVDRSKIKTLTLKPAEIVAAWKRGDIDAAYVWGPFTQQLEASGGKQIYVTKDLQKQQVLVFNNFVVRKEFAEQNPELVAKFLRVVQDKVEQYHKDEEGSVQAIAKHLDIPADSVRTTLAGLEYPSLQQQLTPAFIGDDKTKANSLITRAYKDSAEFLASIGELRKQEIPVNYGPYINTRYLQRAAATK, encoded by the coding sequence ATGCCCCGCTTTTCTGTGACCCGTATTGCCGCCGCTGCCGTGCTGGGCCTGTCCACATTGCCCTCCTTCGCCCAGAACCTGCCCGCCGAGGTGCGCCTGGCCTGGGCCGGCGGCCCGCGCGTGTGGGTGCTGGGCAAGATCGATGGTTCTTTCGACAAGGCCTTTGGCACCAAGACCCGGTGGGTGCAGTTCGCCTCGGGCGCCGATGTGCTGAGCCTGTTCGCCGCCAAGGAGATCGACATTGCCCGCTTTGGCTCCAGCCCGGCCGCCGCCGGCATTGCGCGCAAGCTGCCCATCGAGGTGATTGGCACGCCGGAGATCATTGCCACGGCCGAGCGATTGATTGCCCGCGACGGCATAGCTGATCTCAAAAGCCTGGAGGGCAAGACCGTGGCCTATCCGGCCAATTCCACCGCGCAATACGCTTTCGAGCAGGCGGTGAAGCTGGCCAAGGTGGACCGCAGCAAGATCAAGACGCTGACGCTCAAGCCCGCCGAAATCGTGGCCGCCTGGAAACGCGGCGACATCGATGCTGCCTATGTCTGGGGCCCTTTCACCCAGCAGTTGGAGGCCAGCGGCGGCAAGCAGATCTATGTCACCAAGGATTTGCAAAAGCAGCAGGTGCTGGTGTTCAACAACTTTGTGGTGCGCAAGGAGTTCGCAGAGCAAAACCCCGAGCTGGTGGCCAAGTTTTTGCGCGTGGTGCAAGACAAGGTGGAGCAATACCACAAGGACGAAGAAGGCTCGGTGCAGGCCATTGCCAAGCACCTGGACATTCCGGCCGACAGCGTACGCACCACCCTGGCCGGGCTGGAATACCCCTCACTGCAGCAGCAGCTGACGCCGGCTTTTATCGGTGACGACAAGACCAAGGCGAACTCGCTGATCACCCGGGCCTACAAGGACTCGGCCGAGTTCCTGGCCAGCATTGGCGAGCTGCGCAAGCAGGAGATTCCGGTCAACTACGGCCCCTACATCAACACCCGGTATCTGCAGCGCGCTGCGGCCACCAAGTAA
- a CDS encoding aspartate/glutamate racemase family protein, whose protein sequence is MSAPRLVGVLGGMGPLATLDFLQRLLEVRAARRDQEHVPTVTWNVPQIPDRQLALAGGGADPLPAMLQGIERLNAAGASCIAIPCNTAHAWYEPLSAHSRAPIFHIVDATVQALLADAQQHRPRIGLIATRGALEQGLYQSRLEAAGLDYLTPTPQELDQFFMPGCYAIKAHDIASGGRLLALSAEALLARGATRLVLACTEVPIGLRHAAPELLALSVDPATALAQACLRHWQQS, encoded by the coding sequence ATGAGCGCGCCCCGCCTGGTGGGCGTGCTCGGCGGCATGGGGCCGCTGGCCACGCTGGACTTTTTGCAGCGGCTACTGGAGGTGCGTGCGGCGCGGCGCGACCAGGAACATGTGCCCACCGTGACCTGGAATGTGCCGCAGATACCGGACCGCCAACTGGCCCTGGCCGGTGGCGGCGCCGACCCGCTGCCCGCCATGCTGCAAGGCATTGAGCGGCTGAATGCCGCCGGCGCCAGCTGCATTGCCATTCCCTGCAACACCGCCCACGCCTGGTATGAGCCCCTGAGCGCCCACAGCCGCGCGCCGATTTTTCACATCGTCGACGCCACGGTGCAGGCGCTGCTGGCCGACGCGCAACAACACCGCCCCCGCATCGGCCTGATCGCCACCCGCGGCGCACTGGAGCAAGGCCTCTACCAATCCAGGCTGGAGGCCGCCGGCCTGGACTATCTGACCCCCACGCCCCAGGAGCTGGACCAGTTTTTCATGCCCGGCTGCTATGCCATCAAGGCCCATGACATTGCCAGCGGTGGACGCCTGCTGGCCCTCAGCGCCGAGGCCTTGCTGGCGCGCGGGGCCACGCGGCTGGTGCTGGCCTGCACCGAGGTGCCGATTGGCCTGCGTCATGCCGCGCCCGAGTTGTTGGCGCTGAGCGTGGACCCGGCCACCGCCCTGGCCCAGGCCTGTTTGCGCCACTGGCAACAAAGCTGA
- a CDS encoding GlxA family transcriptional regulator — protein MEHRHAGAHRVDLLVYPGFKALEAIGPMSVFDYANVHLRQQGLADGYVVRVVAAQTGLVQSDTLMGLQATHSLAQLEAEGTGCTVLLVGSRHIEQVLAASPGLVDWVGRVAPQVGRMIALCSGSFFLAAAGLLNGRRAATHWSVAGLLAQRYPAIAVDADAIYVRDGGYWTSAGVTAGIDLALAVVEQDFGHALALDVARDLVMYLKRPGGQSQFSVSLAAQATQHSGVQAAQQWVLAHLDQPMPLALLADKAAMSERNFRRVFQQETGCSPSTFVENARLERAKQLLENLGTLPLKTVAAKVGLGSEQALRHLFVRRLGITPVVYRERFGG, from the coding sequence ATGGAACACCGCCACGCAGGCGCCCACCGCGTCGATCTGCTTGTCTACCCCGGCTTCAAGGCCCTGGAGGCCATAGGCCCGATGTCGGTGTTTGATTACGCCAATGTGCATCTGCGCCAGCAGGGCCTGGCCGATGGCTATGTGGTGCGCGTGGTGGCCGCGCAAACCGGTCTGGTGCAGTCAGACACTTTGATGGGCTTGCAGGCCACACATTCACTGGCGCAGCTGGAGGCCGAGGGCACGGGCTGCACCGTGCTGCTGGTGGGCTCGCGCCACATCGAGCAGGTGCTGGCCGCATCGCCCGGGTTGGTGGATTGGGTGGGCCGTGTGGCCCCGCAGGTGGGGCGCATGATTGCCCTGTGCAGCGGCAGCTTTTTTCTGGCGGCGGCCGGCCTGCTCAATGGGCGGCGCGCGGCCACGCACTGGAGCGTGGCGGGGTTGCTGGCCCAGCGCTATCCCGCCATTGCCGTGGATGCCGATGCCATCTATGTGCGCGACGGCGGCTACTGGACGTCGGCCGGGGTGACGGCGGGCATCGACCTGGCGCTGGCCGTGGTGGAGCAGGACTTTGGCCACGCGCTGGCGCTGGATGTGGCACGCGATCTGGTCATGTACCTCAAGCGCCCGGGCGGGCAGTCGCAGTTCAGCGTCTCGCTGGCGGCGCAGGCCACACAGCACAGCGGCGTGCAGGCCGCCCAGCAATGGGTGTTGGCGCACCTGGACCAGCCCATGCCCCTGGCCTTGCTGGCCGACAAGGCAGCCATGAGCGAGCGCAACTTCCGCCGCGTGTTCCAGCAGGAGACCGGCTGCAGCCCCAGCACCTTTGTGGAAAACGCCAGGCTGGAGCGGGCCAAGCAGCTGCTGGAAAACCTGGGCACGCTGCCGCTCAAAACCGTGGCTGCCAAGGTGGGTCTGGGATCGGAGCAGGCGTTGCGCCATTTGTTTGTGCGGCGGCTGGGGATTACGCCCGTGGTCTATCGAGAGCGATTTGGTGGATGA
- the rpe gene encoding ribulose-phosphate 3-epimerase: protein MTSHTSRHPLRIAPSNLAQLGPDVERVLAAGADMIHFDVMDNCFVPNLSFGVPVLAALRKHGIQAPMDVHLMVAQPERLIEEFAEAGANAITIHYESTPHVDRCLQRIRDLGCQSGLALNISTPLAVLEHLHDKLDMVLIMTINPGFGGQSFLPLAYPRIQAARALLDRLAPGIRIQVDGGVKRSNIAAVVAAGADTIVAGTEIFGSDDYQQTIAQLRAHAGQAQQGMTA from the coding sequence ATGACAAGCCACACCTCTCGCCACCCCTTGCGGATTGCCCCGTCCAACCTGGCGCAGTTGGGCCCCGATGTCGAACGTGTGCTGGCCGCAGGGGCCGACATGATTCACTTTGATGTGATGGACAACTGCTTTGTGCCCAATCTGAGCTTTGGCGTGCCCGTGCTGGCGGCCCTGCGCAAGCACGGCATCCAGGCACCCATGGATGTGCATTTGATGGTGGCCCAGCCCGAGCGCTTGATTGAGGAGTTTGCCGAGGCCGGCGCGAATGCCATCACCATCCATTACGAGTCCACGCCCCATGTGGACCGCTGCCTGCAACGGATTCGGGACCTGGGCTGCCAAAGCGGTCTGGCGCTGAATATTTCCACGCCGCTGGCGGTGCTGGAGCATCTGCACGACAAGCTCGACATGGTCTTGATCATGACCATCAACCCCGGCTTTGGTGGGCAGTCTTTTTTGCCGCTGGCCTATCCTCGGATCCAGGCCGCACGGGCGCTGCTGGATCGCCTGGCGCCAGGTATTCGCATCCAGGTGGATGGCGGGGTCAAGCGCTCCAATATCGCCGCCGTGGTGGCTGCGGGGGCCGACACCATCGTGGCCGGTACCGAGATCTTTGGTTCTGACGATTACCAGCAGACGATTGCCCAACTGCGTGCCCATGCTGGGCAGGCGCAGCAAGGCATGACCGCATAA
- a CDS encoding ATP-binding protein gives MDGGQKRVNASLQRRLSLGLSLAIVLVALVAGVFSFLSAMDEAHELQDDVLRQVAQWAQIQPLPASVTPPRLQGVEEEARVIVQHLGSGPATPGSLALPAGLADGLQTLNVGGQPYRLLLSTSASGERLAVAQPLAFRDEIARDSALRTVMPLLLLVPVLLLIVAALVRRMFRPMAALAQEIEQRAEHELRPVAEQQLPAEVQPFAAAINRLLAKVEQSMQAQRRFVADAAHALRSPLTALSLQAERLAEAEMSAQAQERLAVLRLGIERGRQLLNQLLNLARAQSPAERAPAPLSAQGLYRQVLETLMPLAEARQIDLGVEGEQDAQLWACELDLFTLLSNLVDNAIRYTPPGGRVDLSVHTHQNQATLRIQDNGPGIPLAERDKVLQPFYRLLGNDQTGSGLGLSIVQTIAQRMGADMQLDFSDPERQSGLRVEICLPLYQPTHQGL, from the coding sequence ATGGATGGTGGCCAAAAACGTGTGAATGCCTCGCTGCAACGCAGGCTGTCCCTCGGCCTGTCACTGGCTATTGTGCTGGTAGCCCTGGTGGCCGGGGTTTTCTCTTTTCTGTCCGCCATGGACGAGGCCCATGAGCTGCAAGACGATGTGCTGCGCCAGGTGGCGCAGTGGGCACAAATCCAGCCCTTGCCCGCCTCCGTGACCCCACCCCGTTTGCAAGGGGTGGAAGAAGAGGCCCGCGTCATCGTCCAGCATCTGGGCAGCGGCCCTGCCACGCCAGGCTCGCTCGCGCTGCCAGCCGGCTTGGCCGATGGGCTGCAAACGCTGAATGTGGGCGGCCAGCCCTACCGGCTGCTGCTCAGCACCTCAGCCTCTGGCGAGCGCCTGGCCGTGGCCCAACCCTTGGCCTTCCGCGACGAAATCGCCCGTGACAGCGCGCTGCGCACCGTCATGCCGCTCTTGCTGCTGGTACCGGTGCTGCTGCTGATCGTGGCCGCGCTGGTGCGCCGCATGTTCCGGCCCATGGCCGCGCTCGCCCAGGAAATCGAGCAGCGCGCCGAGCATGAGCTGCGCCCCGTTGCGGAGCAACAGCTTCCAGCCGAAGTACAGCCTTTTGCCGCCGCCATCAACCGCCTGCTCGCAAAGGTGGAGCAGTCCATGCAAGCCCAGCGTCGTTTTGTGGCGGATGCGGCCCACGCGCTGCGCTCGCCGCTGACGGCGCTGTCGCTGCAGGCGGAGCGGCTGGCGGAGGCCGAGATGTCCGCCCAGGCGCAGGAGCGGCTGGCCGTGCTGCGCCTGGGCATAGAACGTGGTCGCCAACTGCTGAACCAGTTGCTGAACTTGGCCAGGGCCCAGTCACCTGCCGAGCGGGCACCGGCTCCACTGTCCGCCCAGGGCCTGTACCGCCAGGTACTGGAAACGCTGATGCCGCTGGCCGAAGCCAGGCAGATCGATCTGGGGGTGGAAGGCGAGCAGGACGCTCAGCTCTGGGCCTGCGAGCTGGACCTCTTCACCCTGCTCAGCAATCTGGTGGACAACGCCATTCGCTACACGCCGCCAGGGGGCCGGGTCGATCTGTCGGTACACACCCACCAGAACCAGGCCACATTACGCATTCAGGACAACGGCCCCGGCATTCCATTGGCCGAGCGGGACAAGGTGCTCCAGCCTTTTTACCGCCTGCTGGGCAACGATCAAACCGGCTCGGGCCTGGGCTTGTCCATTGTGCAAACCATTGCCCAGCGCATGGGCGCGGATATGCAGCTGGATTTCAGCGACCCGGAACGGCAAAGCGGCTTGCGCGTGGAGATATGCCTGCCGCTGTACCAACCTACGCACCAAGGGCTATGA
- a CDS encoding DEAD/DEAH box helicase yields MSFAALGLAPSLAHAAQQQGLIAPTAVQSAALPAVLQGQDLLACAPTGSGKTAAYVLPLLQQWMLADAPAGPRPTHTLVLVPTRELASQVAELLYHLGQSLGRRPKVAVLVGGVSINPQLLALRGGVDWVIATPGRLLDVVEHSRLQLDRIHSLVLDEADRLMDLGFAEELDRVLALLPATGQRQSLLLSATFPPTVQAVIPQLLRADHAKVQVEDTHQQDATIVQRAVLLDGSARTALLRELVQAAGAPRTLVFVASRYSAEHVAFKLKAHGITARAFHGELSQGARQAALQDFKTGSLQVLVTTDLAARGIHIAELPQVVNYDLPRSPTDYTHRIGRTGRAGSSGLAISLVSPATQAHWQLIAKRNALELPLETLDAYPLTEQPPARAPHEDGDNGGIKGKRMSKKDKLRAAAAAAAGGQSQPDPH; encoded by the coding sequence ATGTCCTTTGCTGCCCTGGGCCTTGCCCCTTCCCTGGCCCACGCCGCCCAACAACAGGGCCTGATCGCCCCCACCGCCGTGCAAAGCGCGGCCCTGCCCGCCGTGCTGCAAGGGCAGGACCTGCTGGCCTGCGCGCCCACGGGTTCGGGCAAGACAGCCGCCTATGTGCTGCCCCTGCTGCAGCAGTGGATGCTGGCGGATGCACCCGCCGGCCCACGCCCTACCCACACCCTGGTGCTGGTGCCCACGCGCGAGCTGGCCAGCCAGGTGGCCGAGCTGCTCTACCACCTGGGCCAAAGCCTGGGCCGCCGCCCCAAGGTGGCCGTGCTGGTGGGTGGCGTCTCCATCAACCCGCAGCTGCTGGCCTTGCGCGGCGGCGTGGACTGGGTGATTGCCACGCCCGGCCGCCTGCTGGACGTGGTGGAGCACAGCCGCTTGCAGCTGGACCGCATCCACAGCCTGGTGCTGGACGAGGCCGACCGCCTGATGGACCTGGGCTTTGCCGAGGAGCTGGACCGCGTGCTGGCCCTGCTGCCCGCCACCGGCCAGCGCCAAAGCCTGCTGCTGTCCGCCACCTTCCCACCCACCGTGCAGGCCGTGATCCCCCAATTGCTGCGTGCAGACCATGCCAAGGTGCAGGTGGAAGACACCCACCAGCAGGACGCCACCATCGTGCAGCGCGCCGTGCTGCTGGACGGCAGCGCACGCACCGCCTTGCTGCGCGAGCTGGTACAGGCCGCCGGTGCACCGCGCACCCTGGTGTTTGTGGCCAGCCGCTACAGCGCCGAGCATGTGGCCTTCAAGCTCAAGGCCCATGGCATTACGGCCCGCGCCTTCCACGGCGAGCTGAGCCAGGGCGCACGCCAGGCCGCGCTGCAGGACTTCAAGACCGGGTCGCTGCAGGTGCTGGTCACCACCGACCTGGCCGCACGCGGCATCCACATTGCCGAGCTGCCCCAGGTGGTCAACTACGACCTGCCGCGCTCCCCCACCGACTACACCCACCGCATAGGCCGCACCGGCCGTGCCGGCAGCAGCGGCCTGGCCATCAGCCTGGTCAGCCCCGCCACCCAGGCGCATTGGCAGCTGATTGCCAAGCGCAATGCGCTGGAACTGCCACTAGAAACCCTGGACGCCTATCCGCTGACCGAACAGCCCCCGGCCCGCGCCCCCCACGAGGACGGAGACAACGGAGGCATCAAGGGCAAGCGCATGAGCAAAAAAGACAAGCTGCGCGCTGCCGCAGCCGCTGCTGCGGGCGGACAATCCCAACCCGATCCGCATTGA
- a CDS encoding ABC transporter permease produces the protein MSLSSPTSLPLYLPPATAQAAVAVAAPSPHRPARSLSTAGRLALVSTASVLGVLLLWQASGSLGWVDPLMLPAPSELWQTLVELAQQGYRQTPLWQHLLTSTLRALVAFVAAILVGVPLGLSMGLSPTLSAALNPFVQFLRPLPKIALVPLVIVWFGIGEGAKFFLIFIATVLSIVVGAAAAVAHVSQARLRAAQTLGANRRQLFSHVVLPHALPELFTTVRLAIGIGWTSLIAAEMVAANSGLGWMVINAGSYLRTDVVMLGILLLGLIGYGFDLLLVRLQRRYAPWAGKDA, from the coding sequence ATGTCCCTGTCTTCACCAACCTCGCTGCCGCTGTACCTGCCGCCCGCCACGGCCCAGGCTGCGGTAGCAGTGGCGGCGCCATCGCCCCATCGCCCCGCACGCTCTCTGTCCACGGCCGGCCGGCTGGCCCTGGTCAGCACTGCCAGCGTGCTAGGCGTGCTGCTGCTGTGGCAGGCCAGCGGCAGCCTGGGCTGGGTCGACCCGCTGATGCTGCCGGCCCCCTCCGAGCTGTGGCAGACCCTGGTCGAATTGGCACAGCAAGGCTATCGCCAGACGCCGCTGTGGCAGCATCTGCTGACCAGCACCTTGCGCGCTCTGGTGGCCTTTGTGGCCGCCATCCTGGTGGGTGTTCCCCTGGGTCTGTCCATGGGCCTGTCACCCACGCTATCCGCCGCGCTCAACCCCTTTGTGCAGTTTCTGCGCCCTCTGCCCAAGATTGCGCTGGTTCCCCTGGTCATCGTCTGGTTCGGCATTGGTGAGGGGGCCAAGTTCTTTCTGATCTTTATCGCCACCGTGCTGAGCATTGTGGTGGGCGCGGCCGCCGCCGTGGCCCATGTCAGCCAGGCCAGGCTGCGCGCGGCCCAGACCCTGGGCGCCAACCGCCGCCAGCTGTTCAGCCATGTGGTGCTGCCCCATGCCCTGCCCGAGCTGTTCACCACCGTGCGCCTGGCCATTGGCATAGGCTGGACCTCGCTGATCGCCGCCGAAATGGTGGCCGCCAACTCCGGCCTAGGCTGGATGGTGATCAATGCCGGCAGCTATCTGCGCACCGATGTGGTGATGCTGGGAATTTTGCTGCTGGGCCTGATCGGCTATGGCTTTGACCTGCTGCTGGTGCGGCTGCAACGCCGCTACGCCCCCTGGGCCGGAAAGGACGCATGA